From the genome of Streptomyces sp. S4.7:
GTACGACATTCCGGCGACGACGCGACGACGCTCGCCGTCCTGCGGGTACGTGACGGTCAGGTCCCGCACCTGGAGCACCGTGGTGTCCCCGGGATGTTCCCGAGTGTCCGCCGGCGCGGCGGCCGGCGGCCGTTCCGCGACACCGGCGCGTGCGGACGGTGCGGCCTTCCTCCGGCCCGGCCGCGCCGAGCCGGTCCGCGTCGGACGGACCAGGCGCAGGACCGAGGGGCGCTCCTCGCCGGCCGCCAGCCGCTCGCCGAACAGGTTGCTGGCGAACACCACCGCCGTGATGGCGATGCCGGGCGGATAGGCGAGCCACCACGCGGAGTCGAGGAACGCCCGTCCTTCAACGAGCATTTGGCCCCACTCGGCGCTCGGCGGAGCGACACCCAGGCCCAGGAAGCTCAGCGTGGCCACGCCGAGGACGATGGTGCCGACATCGGTGCTGGCATAGACCAGGCAGGGCGCGAGCGCCGGCGGGAGCAGGTGCCGGCCGATGATGCGCGCGCGGCCCGCTCCGAGCAGGCGCAGCGCGTCCAGATGAGGGCTCTTGCGCATGTCGGCGACGCGGGCGCGCGCGATCCGGGCGTACGGCGCCCACGACCAGAGCGACAGCGCGAGGATGAGGTTCTCCACTCCCGGCCCCCGCACCCCGATGACCGCGAGTGTGACCAGCATGCCGGGCAGCGAGACCACCACGTCGATCACCCGGGAGACGACCCGGTCGACCCATCCGCCGAGGTAGCCGGCGGTCGCCCCGATGAGGGTGCCGGCTGTCAGCGCGACCGCCAGCACGGCAGCGGTGACCGAGAGCGAGATCCGCGCGCCGTAGAGAATCCGGCTGAGCTGGTCCCGGCCGAGCTGGTCGGTACCGAGCAGGTTCTCCGACGACGGGGGCAGCAGCCCCGCCGCCAGGTCGTTGGCGGTCGGGTCGGCCGGAGCGAGGACCGGGGCGAGGACCCCGACGATCACGAAGAGGATCAGGGGCAGGGCGAGCAGAAGGGTGCCGAGCCACGCCCGGCCGCCTGCCGAACGCCCTTGTTCGCCGGTCATGACGCCCCCCGCCGGGTCCGTGCGCCGAGCACGCCGACCGGGTCACGGAGCGGTGTGTCCCGGTCCGGGGGCTTCCTGCCGGGGAGCGTGGGCCGACGGCGGGCACGCGCGTCCCGACCGCGCCGGGAGCGGGGATCGATGAGTCCTTGCAGGACGTCGGCGCAGCGGTTGGCGAGGATGAAGCCGCCTCCCATGACGAGTGTGGCCGCCTGCAGCGCCGGAACGTCCCGGGCACCGGCGGCGTGGACGAAGTAGGCACCGAGACCGGGCCAGCCGAAGATCTGCTCCACCACGACGGTGGCCACGAGAAGGGTGCCGATACCGAACCCCGCGACGGACAGGATCGGTCCGGCGGCATTGGGCAGACCGTCCCGCAGCACGATCGACAGCGTTCCACTGCCCCGTGCCTGCGCCGCGCGTACGTAGGGGCGGTCCAGGGCCTCGCGCAGCGTGACGGCGACCACCCGACTGAGCACGCCGGCCACCGGAAGCCCCAGTACGGCCATGGGCATCAGCCATGTCGAGGGGCCCGCCATCCCCGACGTCGGCAGCAGTCCGAGACGGATCGCCAGGTACAGGACCAGGAGGTAGCTCAGCCAGAACGACGGTATCGAGGTGACCAGGAGCGCCCCGGTGCGCAGGGCGCCGCGCAGCATCCCGCGTCGCAGCACCGCGCCGGCGACGCCGACGCTCACCCCGACCACGACGGCGACCACGGCGGATCCGGCCACCAGGCCCAGCGTGACGCCCAGCCGGTCCGCGACTTCGGGGCCGACGGGCGCGTTCGTCCGCAACGAGAGCCCGAAGTCGCCGGTGCAGGCGTTGACCAGCCACCGGACGTACCGCACGGGAGCCGGATCGTCGAGGCCGAGTTCCACGCGGACGGCCTCGATCTGCTCCGGCATGGCGGGGCGGCCGGCCCGGGTCGCCGCGAGCACCGCCGCGGGGTCTCCACGTGCGAGCAGGACGAGGGCGAAGGTGCCCACCGACATCGCCAGCAGGACGCCGACGGTGTCGACGGTCCACCGCGCGACGTGCCCGCCGGCGGTCGCCAGCCGCCCCAGCGAGCTCACCCGACAGTCACCCCGGTGAGTTCCAGGTCGACGTCCGTGGGCGGCACGGCGAAGCCCTTCACCGTGTCCCGGGCGGCCCAGACCCGCGGCCGGTAGACCAGAGGGACGAAGCCGGCGTCGGCGGCGACCTCGTCGTAGAGCTTCTGGTAGGCGGCGGCGCGGGCGGTGGGGCCGTCCGCGAACAACGCCGTGTCGACCAGGTCTTCGGTGGCCGGCGTCACCCAGAGCGGACCGCGGGCGCCCGAGGTGAACATCGACACGATCGAACCCGAGGGGTCGTACGGCGCACCGAGTCCCTCGAAGAAGGTGATGTCGTACGTACCCTCGGCCCGCTCGTCGTAGTAGGCGGCGGCGTCGACCGGGGAGATGTCGACGGCGATGCCGATCTCCTTGAGAGACCCGGCGACGGCCTCGGCCATCGAGCGGGGATCGAGCTGTCCCTGGGCCGGAGTGGCGGGGATGAGGAGCTTCAGGGAGAGCCGCTTGCCGTCCTTGGCCCGGCTGCCTCCTTCCAGGGTGTACCCGGCCGCGTCCAGCGTTCTGCGGGCCTCCGCCTGGTCGAAGTACGTCGGCTGGTCGGTGCCCGAGTCGGGCACGTTCGGGGGGAACACCCGCCGCGCGGGCTTGCCGTAGCCCTGGAACAGCGCTTTGGTCAGGGCCGTGGTGTCGATGGCCTGGCGCACCGCCTCACGGACGGCTCGGTCACCGGCCGGACCGTCGGCGTTGAAGCCGAGCATGA
Proteins encoded in this window:
- a CDS encoding ABC transporter permease, giving the protein MSSLGRLATAGGHVARWTVDTVGVLLAMSVGTFALVLLARGDPAAVLAATRAGRPAMPEQIEAVRVELGLDDPAPVRYVRWLVNACTGDFGLSLRTNAPVGPEVADRLGVTLGLVAGSAVVAVVVGVSVGVAGAVLRRGMLRGALRTGALLVTSIPSFWLSYLLVLYLAIRLGLLPTSGMAGPSTWLMPMAVLGLPVAGVLSRVVAVTLREALDRPYVRAAQARGSGTLSIVLRDGLPNAAGPILSVAGFGIGTLLVATVVVEQIFGWPGLGAYFVHAAGARDVPALQAATLVMGGGFILANRCADVLQGLIDPRSRRGRDARARRRPTLPGRKPPDRDTPLRDPVGVLGARTRRGAS
- a CDS encoding dipeptide/oligopeptide/nickel ABC transporter permease/ATP-binding protein; its protein translation is MTGEQGRSAGGRAWLGTLLLALPLILFVIVGVLAPVLAPADPTANDLAAGLLPPSSENLLGTDQLGRDQLSRILYGARISLSVTAAVLAVALTAGTLIGATAGYLGGWVDRVVSRVIDVVVSLPGMLVTLAVIGVRGPGVENLILALSLWSWAPYARIARARVADMRKSPHLDALRLLGAGRARIIGRHLLPPALAPCLVYASTDVGTIVLGVATLSFLGLGVAPPSAEWGQMLVEGRAFLDSAWWLAYPPGIAITAVVFASNLFGERLAAGEERPSVLRLVRPTRTGSARPGRRKAAPSARAGVAERPPAAAPADTREHPGDTTVLQVRDLTVTYPQDGERRRVVAGMSYEVARGEVLALVGETGSGKTTAALAPFGLLDPYAVVTGSALLGGGAETREMVGLPPGGRRDINGRRVGVVFQDSGAVLNPLRTIGAHVDEAVRNAGRGGRRPATRRVTEELLGLAGLPDPAAVAREFPHQLSGGMRQRAQIAMALACEPELLVADEPTSALDVTVQAQLLDLLVRLREELAMSMIVVSHDLAVVTRLADTVAVVYAGRIVETGPLATVLAGPDHPYTQGLLDAVPRPGTAPGTRFRTMPGRGGTGPDDAGGCGFAPRCSLAVAACVDETPTLETVARNASHRSACLRHPGGTAAVVGKGDLSC